In Sphingomonas sp. M1-B02, the sequence CCTCGGTCCAGGGGCCGTCGGTGTCTGCACCGGAATAGCGTTCGGCGGTGCCATAGGCCTCATAGACCTGCTGCGTCGCGCGATTGACCAGCGTATAATCGAGATCGACCCAGCCATCCTCTAGCCGCGGGACATCGGCGCTGATTTCCACATATTGATAGCGGTTCGGGAAGGTGATCGGCCCCAGCGTGGCGCTTTGCTCCTTGCCATAGGCATCAACCGGGAAATGGCCGGCATCGGTCCAGCTGCTGCCCCCAAAGGCGAACGCCAGAACGACCAGGAATAGCGCCGCGACCACAGCAATCTTGGTGGCGGTGCCAAGCCATTCCCCCCATTTCGAAGGCTCGTGCGGCAAGGGTGGCCAGGCGCGGAGTTCCGGCCCGATGCCGAACGCGCGCGCCATTTCACGGCGCGGCAACCACTCGTTGAGCGTCCAACTAACCTCGCGATCATTTTCCTCGCGTGACAACATGAAGCCGGGCCGCACCCAGTCGCCGGTTTTGACCGTCTCTCCGACGGCGACGCGCCAGTAGAATTCCCCGATTACGCGATCTACCCGCGCTTCGCCCAGGAAGAAGCGCGTATAATAGCCATCGTCGAGGCTGTAGGTGTCGTACGTCCGCCATTTCGGCATGCGCGTGAGAATCGTCCCGAAGCTCCAGCCGCCGCGCACTTTCACCAGCCAGCGATATCCTTGATACGGGTTGAAGAGGAGATACTCCTCCCAGCCATAGTTGCCATTCTCGGAGCGGGAGAGATAGCCGATCGCTTCCCACTCGACTCCCTTTAGCGTGCCGCGCGTCCCGAGCGGAATCTCGAGGCTGAGATTCATCTCGTGATACTGCGTAATTAGCTTCACGTGCGGATCGGCGACGTCGAGGATCGAGCCGCAATATTGGCATGCCACATGGACCGTATAGCCAGCCGCACGCAGCTCGACCGTCCCGCCGCAACTCGGGCAGTTCAGCGTTCGGATCGCCGGCGCGGGCTGCGGCTGGATGTCGGGATCAGCCGGCATAGTCGGGCAGTGCCCATCCCTCGATTTCGCGCAAGCCTGTCGGCGCCAGTTCGGCAAGGGTCACGTAGCGGCCAGCATAGAAATCCACCGCATCGCCGTCGCGCTGCAGATTGGCGATCTCGCCGTTTGCACCGCGCATATCGACATTATACACGCGCCAGCCCGGCTTGGGCACGAACGGCAGCTCGCCCTCGGCAGTGACGCACACCGCGTCGCGGGCATCGACGATGGTCATTTGCCCACCATCGAGCTTGATCTCGGTGCCGGGGATCCCCTTGCCGCCACCGGCTATTCCCTTGAGGGCGTGGGTACGCACAGGACCGAACGGCCGCGGGCGCAGCAGCATGAAATCGCCCATTGCTTCGCCGAGCCAGGCATGGGCGTCGTCCTCGAACAGCATCAGCCATTCATTCCAGGTGCCGTCGCTCCAGCTCCAGCGAACGCGGCCGATCACTTCGAACCCATAGCCGTCGATCCGCCCGCGCATACCGAGCCGGACCGGGCTTACATCGAATGGGAGGACAGCCGCCAGGCCGACCTGCTCCAGCCCGGCGTCGCTGCGCACCAGCATCGCCCGGCAATAGTCACACACCCGCGACGGCAATGCCGGCGAGCGGAACACGACATCGGCGCCGCAATTGGGGCAAGGCAAATGCAGGCTCATCGGGATTAGCGAATGCGGCCGAGCAGTTCGGTTTTCTTGGCGTCGAATTCGGCCTGTGTGATCGCCCCCATGGTGAGCAATTTGTGGAGCTTCTCGATCTGGGGATAGGCTTCGTCGCTAGAGGCGGCAGGTGCTGCGGCACCGCTACCCATCGCACCCGACATGCTCTGCCCGATCGCCATGCCCGCAGCCATGCCGGCACCCGCGCCGGCGACGCCGCCCGACTGGCCCGCTGCCGTTTCCAGTGCCTCGGCGCTCTGGAAGCGCAGGAACCGGTCGAGATCGCCCACCACACGCATCGAGCTCGCCTTGTCGAGATGGGACTGGACCTCCTCGGGCAGCGACAGGCTCTCGATATAGAAGCTGGTGCAGCTCAGGCCCCATTGCTCGAATGCTGGCTCGACCGCGGCCTTTAGTTTTTCCGACAGCGCCGATTGATTGGCGGCAAGATCAAGGAATGCGGTATCGCCGCCGCCCAGCGCCGATGCGACCGCAGCGGCAATGGAGGCGCGCAACTGCGGTTCGATATCGGCAACCGTCAGCCGATCGAGCGACCCCATCATCTTGACGGAGAAGACCGCGACATCCTCCACCCGGAAGCTGTAGCTGCCGAATGCGCGAACCCGCAGCGGCCCGAATTCCTTGTCGCGCACCGTGATTGGCTGCGCGGTGCCCCATTTCAGGCCGGTCTGTTCCTTCTGGCTGAAGAAATAGACATCGGCCTTGAATGGCGATGCGAAACCCTTGTCCCAATTAAGCAGCGCGGTGAGCACCGGAAGGTTGCTGGTCTCGAGGGTATGCAAACCGGGCAGGAACGCGTCGGCCAACTGGCCCTCATTGTTGAACAACGCGATCTGACCGCTGCGCACGGTGAGCTGCGCCCCGTTCTGGATCGCGCGATCCTCCATCGGATAGCGGATCGCCAGCGTGCCGGGCTCATCGACCCAATCGATGACATCGACGAACTGCTTCGAGAAAAATCCGAATATGCTCACGGGCCCTCCATCCGCAGCAGAATAGAGATTTACGACCACTATCCAACACCAATAACGCTTATGCAGGGCCAGCGGTCTGTGCTTGCTGATGCGCCTTCAGGCTAGGCCATTTCGATCATAGCGTTGCAGGGTTGAACGTCTGTTTTCTAATCACCGAGCCCCGAAGCCCGCCAGTCAGCAAACGGCCCACTTTCCGCCGTTCAGCACCAACCCGTCACGACGGCAGTTTCTGGGCCGGTTGCGGCCAGACCGCTTCTAGCGGATGGACGACGTAAGCGGTCACCATTTCTAGTCACCAAGGGATGTGTCGCAGCAAATGATTTTCACCGGATGGTAACGGTGAAAACGGTATGCTAATGCTCAGATATGGCAAATGTGATTCCTTTTCAGACGCCTCGCAGCGCATCCACGCCTGCCGAACTTTTCCTGCGGGTTGGCGAAACTCACTACGGTCAGGTCGCCAGCCTTTACGCGGAGGGTAGGCTACCCATCCGTCGGGCGATCTTCGACGCCTCCAAGCTCAAGCATCAAATCGATTTCATCAAGACGCTGCGCGACGACAGGGTTGAGCTGACGCTCGATACCAAGGCGGCCGAACTTGCTGCGTTGACCCGCTATCAGGGTAACCCATCCGGTGCGCCATGGGCCGGTGGCACGCTGCATCTGCCGGGAATGTTCGACGAAGCGCGGTGCCAGGCGATGGCAGAGCATATCGCACAGATCGCCGTGGAGCGTGGTTTTGATCGCGTTCTTTCGCCATCTCATCTGTTGCGCGAGGGCCTGCTCGACCCATGGTTTGCGATCGACAAACGGCTGTGCGAAGCGCTGCGCAAGGCACTGGACCGGTCCGGCGGCACGCATATCGCAATCGATTATAATCTGATCATCGAAGAGCGTCCGCTTCGCGACGAGGCGGTTCGGTCGGCCCTGCTCCACCAGCTGGATGCACTGCCTTTCGAGAATCTCGCGCTGCGCGCTTCGCATTTTGGCGGCGACGCCGAGGCGCCAAAGCTGCGGGCCTTCATCAACATGCTCGATCGACTGATGACGGGCGGTCGTCCTGTCGTCGTCGATCATGTCGGCGGCCTTGTGGGACGCGCGCTGCTGGCATTCGGGGTGGCAAGTGGAATTGCTCACGGGCTCGACGAGCATATGCGGTTCGATGGGGCGCCGTGGAGTCGCCTGCCAAAGGACAGCGACAAGGACGACGAGGGTCGTGGCGGTGCGGCCAAGCGTATTTCGATAGCGCTGCTCGACCGGTCGCTGACCGTGCCGGAACTGACCGCGCTGGTGAATGCCAAGGGCGGCCAGCGTCTTGTCTGTTCGGATCGCAATTGCTGCCGCAGCCTCGCTGACATGACCAACCATTCCAAGCGACATTCGATTTTTCAGGAGACGAAGGCGCTGAGCGCGCTCGGGAGCGTGCCGGACCTGATGCGGACACAGCATTTTCTCGACAAGGAAGTCGCCGAGGCCGATCGCTTTGCCAGGCAGATTAAGGAACTGAAGCCGGTTGCATCCGAGTTGAAGCCGCGGCGCGGGCAAAGTCAGGAGCAGGCGGCCGAGAGCCTTTCGCTCCGCCTGTCGAAACAGTCGCTCCGCAATGAGAAGATCCGTGCGAGCCTCGAGAACCTGCATTCGGTGCGCGGACTCTCGGCACCGCGCATCGGGCGGGCGCACCTCGCCGACCGCGTGCGTGCGGGTGGAAGGTCATGACAGCATGAATGCCGTTACCCGCTTCATTGACAGGTTACAGGACGATGGCGGCCTGAAAGGGACCGATATTGCCAATTTCGCCGATGTATCGTCGGCAACCGTACACCGTTGGAAAGCCGGCTCACATGCCCCCAAGCCCGACGTACAGCTGCTGCTGGCGCGGCTACACTATGTGGTGAGCCGCCTCGACGAATATTACACCCCCGAAGAAGTTCGCATCTGGTTGTATTCGGAGCATCCGCAGCTTGAAGGCCAACGGGCGATCGATTTGATTGTAAACGACCGCACGGCCGACGTAATCGCGATCCTCGATCGCCTCGATGCCGAGGCTTATCTTTGAGTCAGGACTATCGTCTGCCTCGGCCGCAGGCGTTGCTGGACGCGATCGAGACCGAAACGCCGATCGCGCTGACCGCGCGGCTGTGGCGGGTGGTGACAGATGGCCGCGATCCGCTGAGTGCCGGTCGATCGGGCGGACGGTGGGACGACGGCAGTTTCGATGCCCTTTACACATCTAGCGACCGCGACGGTGCGTTGGCGGAAGCATGGTTCCACGCAGCGCGCGGTCAGCCGATTCCGCCCTCCAAGCCCATAAAACGCATCCATCAAATCAGCGCAGAACTCACCCGTGTGCTTGACCTTTCCGGTGAAGGCCGACTTGCTGCATTGGGCGTCGACATGCAGCTCTACGGGCAACTTTCCTATGTCCAACGTGGCGGCGAATATCCCACCACGCAACAGATCGGCGAGGTCGCATTCTTCTACGAATATGAGGCCGTCGTCGTGCCCAATGCGCGGTGGCCGACGAGCAATGTGGTAATTTTGACTGAACATTCCAGCATCTCAGCACTCACCACTGACGATGGCGAGCTGATCGATCTGGCAGCCTGGCGCGCAAGTAACCGGCCAAAGTGACCAGACGACAGAACGGTTCGGCGGTAGACTGACCAGCATGGCGTGAGAGGCACATCAATAGTCTGAAGGCAGGCCGGCAGCGGCCCAGGAATCGAACTCCGCGATGACGATCGCGAAGTCGCGCTTTTCCTTCGGTCCGCCTTTGTGGACGATCCCGACGACCTCATCATTAAGGTCGATCACCGGACCGCCGGACATGCCTAAAGTTCACTTCGAGGAGCTTGATCAGGCTCTTCACCGTCGTGGAGCTGACCGTTCCGTCGCGGAAATTGACCTTATCGGCTGGACTGAAGTCGGGATAACCGATCGCGACGATGGGATCGCCGGTCACGGCGGCGGTCGCACTTTTGCTCATCTCGTAAAAATCGGTTGCAGGAATTGCGTGCGTCAGGATCGCAAGATCACGGTGCTTTGAATAGTGCGTGACAGAGACAGTGAACTTGTTCGATGGCCGCGATGGGTGATGAACCGTCGCTTCCTTCACTCCAGCAACGCAATGCGCGGCTGTGACTAGTCCAACACCCATAAGAAAAAACACGCTGCCCTGCGAGTATTTGTCCATGTCATTGAGGTGATGCTCGATCACCCACACGGACCTGTCCAACCGTTCGAGTCGGGTCGGTTGGACCTTGATGGCCTGCTTCGGGAAGGCGGTGTTGAAACGGAGGGCGAGCGCGCGATAGACCGGATCAGCAAGACCTTTCACATTGCCGAGCCAGGCAATCTTACCCTTGATATGAGAACTAATGTCGGCTTTCCCCCCGAAGTCGGCGGCATAGCGAACTTGAGCCGCAGCTGCGTCTTTTTCCACTGCATAGAGTGCCGCGCGAACGTTGCGAACGAAACGCCGGTCAACGTTCAGTCCATCATTCACCTTCAGCCCCGTCACCACGCGGCGTGAGTGCTTATCTGCGTAGTGAATTTTCTCGGAATTGAGCGCGAACCCGTTGTTGGCAAATGCCGCCTGCAGCTCGGCTGACAAAAGCTCGGGGGCAATTTGACCAGTTGGCGGCAATGTGCCGTCGAACAGCGGGGCAAGCGGTCGCAGACTCGAGAGGCTGATATCATCCGCATAGCGCGTGTAGATGCACTTCGCGTCCTTCGCGAGTCTGAGCAACGTCCGGTCGAGCCGGAAGCATATCATGTTGGAAAGGACCGGGCTGGCGGGGCCGCCTTGCGGCAGATGGCCGCTGTAGCAGCAGATGCGGGCGACCGTTTCCGCCGCATCACTCGGGACGCCAATGACGTGGAGAATTCCGGAGACCCTGCGCTCAGTGATCGAGCCGAAAAAATCTTTGATGTCGAGATTGAGGATGAAGCGCTGCTTGAGATGGGAAGCTGCATTCGACTTGACGGATTTGCCGAGGACGTAACCGTGGACCGGCCTACGAACCGGGTACAGCTTGTCGAGCAGCTCAGCGAGCTGGCGCTGGAGGAATTTTAGCCGCGGATCGGGAGCGTTGATGAGCCTCGGCTTTCCGCTTTTCTTGGCGACATCGAAGCTCTGGTACATTTTTTCCCGATGATACCAAATCTTCTTCAGCTCTGCTTGGGAGACGCCGAGATAGGCAAGGAGCGCGATCTTGCTCGCAAGTTCTGGTGGTATCGGTACGTGGATTGGAGCGGGGACGCCGAAGCCTAGCCAGCCGTTGGGCACGAGGTCTCCCTTCCAATCACGCCACGGTCAATCATCAATCGTCATGGCGCGCACGACGTGTCTAGACATTTGCTCTTACGCCGCAGTTACTACAGCGCGTATGCGAGGGGAGACCTCGTCCAGATTGAGTATCAAGGAAACTAAGTCCTTTCTAGCCGCAAGAAAAAAATGGGCGCTGTCGGAACGGCAGCTTTCAGGGATAGCGCGAGCCGTAACGAACGACCGGTTTTGGGGCGCAAAGCGGACGCCCCACCCAAGGAACATGACGCCGAGTCACGTGCCGGTTTGCGCTACCTAAGCGACATGTCACCTCGGGATGCTCGCCGAACCATTTTGCCCCGATCTGGGAGCTATCAGCAAGCAAATGGACGCGCGGAGTATTGGTTCGCTCCAGCATATTTTTACATAGAATTAGATCGCGTTCCTTGAGGTGACCGCGGGTGGGCCGAAAGCGGTCCGGCAAATCGCGGGACGAAAGCCCGCAATTGCTGCCGGTTGGCGAGGGTGATCAGAGCAGCGGCCTGCGACCGAATTGCCGGTATCCGGTGGACATAGCGCAGCCAGGCAGGGAGGCGCCGCAGGCAGAGAACTCTCGTTCAGGTGCCGGTTGATAGCACGACTTCGGGACGAGATTGCTGGCAGTTCTCGCAGTTTGCCCTTCGCTCTGCGTAGGCACCTGCGCAAAGTCCGCAGTTCTGGACTGCAGCCTTGCAATTCTCTTTGGAGGACATGGGCTTGCAGTAAGAAGTCAAGTTTTTGATAAGATTTATAAAATCCCTCAATTCTTGCTCGGCTGCCCGAT encodes:
- a CDS encoding antitoxin Xre/MbcA/ParS toxin-binding domain-containing protein is translated as MNAVTRFIDRLQDDGGLKGTDIANFADVSSATVHRWKAGSHAPKPDVQLLLARLHYVVSRLDEYYTPEEVRIWLYSEHPQLEGQRAIDLIVNDRTADVIAILDRLDAEAYL
- a CDS encoding RES family NAD+ phosphorylase, translating into MLDAIETETPIALTARLWRVVTDGRDPLSAGRSGGRWDDGSFDALYTSSDRDGALAEAWFHAARGQPIPPSKPIKRIHQISAELTRVLDLSGEGRLAALGVDMQLYGQLSYVQRGGEYPTTQQIGEVAFFYEYEAVVVPNARWPTSNVVILTEHSSISALTTDDGELIDLAAWRASNRPK
- a CDS encoding DUF4178 domain-containing protein; translated protein: MSLHLPCPNCGADVVFRSPALPSRVCDYCRAMLVRSDAGLEQVGLAAVLPFDVSPVRLGMRGRIDGYGFEVIGRVRWSWSDGTWNEWLMLFEDDAHAWLGEAMGDFMLLRPRPFGPVRTHALKGIAGGGKGIPGTEIKLDGGQMTIVDARDAVCVTAEGELPFVPKPGWRVYNVDMRGANGEIANLQRDGDAVDFYAGRYVTLAELAPTGLREIEGWALPDYAG
- a CDS encoding SPFH domain-containing protein, with protein sequence MSIFGFFSKQFVDVIDWVDEPGTLAIRYPMEDRAIQNGAQLTVRSGQIALFNNEGQLADAFLPGLHTLETSNLPVLTALLNWDKGFASPFKADVYFFSQKEQTGLKWGTAQPITVRDKEFGPLRVRAFGSYSFRVEDVAVFSVKMMGSLDRLTVADIEPQLRASIAAAVASALGGGDTAFLDLAANQSALSEKLKAAVEPAFEQWGLSCTSFYIESLSLPEEVQSHLDKASSMRVVGDLDRFLRFQSAEALETAAGQSGGVAGAGAGMAAGMAIGQSMSGAMGSGAAAPAASSDEAYPQIEKLHKLLTMGAITQAEFDAKKTELLGRIR
- a CDS encoding DUF4178 domain-containing protein yields the protein MPADPDIQPQPAPAIRTLNCPSCGGTVELRAAGYTVHVACQYCGSILDVADPHVKLITQYHEMNLSLEIPLGTRGTLKGVEWEAIGYLSRSENGNYGWEEYLLFNPYQGYRWLVKVRGGWSFGTILTRMPKWRTYDTYSLDDGYYTRFFLGEARVDRVIGEFYWRVAVGETVKTGDWVRPGFMLSREENDREVSWTLNEWLPRREMARAFGIGPELRAWPPLPHEPSKWGEWLGTATKIAVVAALFLVVLAFAFGGSSWTDAGHFPVDAYGKEQSATLGPITFPNRYQYVEISADVPRLEDGWVDLDYTLVNRATQQVYEAYGTAERYSGADTDGPWTEGGRRSQISIASVPAGTYDLIVEYKGNRWSQSGMAFPDGGWMEPTNEPVVHVEVRHGTLYASNILIALLLISLPWLGALLMHLAFEKARKAESDFAPVVEEDE
- a CDS encoding reverse transcriptase domain-containing protein, producing the protein MPNGWLGFGVPAPIHVPIPPELASKIALLAYLGVSQAELKKIWYHREKMYQSFDVAKKSGKPRLINAPDPRLKFLQRQLAELLDKLYPVRRPVHGYVLGKSVKSNAASHLKQRFILNLDIKDFFGSITERRVSGILHVIGVPSDAAETVARICCYSGHLPQGGPASPVLSNMICFRLDRTLLRLAKDAKCIYTRYADDISLSSLRPLAPLFDGTLPPTGQIAPELLSAELQAAFANNGFALNSEKIHYADKHSRRVVTGLKVNDGLNVDRRFVRNVRAALYAVEKDAAAAQVRYAADFGGKADISSHIKGKIAWLGNVKGLADPVYRALALRFNTAFPKQAIKVQPTRLERLDRSVWVIEHHLNDMDKYSQGSVFFLMGVGLVTAAHCVAGVKEATVHHPSRPSNKFTVSVTHYSKHRDLAILTHAIPATDFYEMSKSATAAVTGDPIVAIGYPDFSPADKVNFRDGTVSSTTVKSLIKLLEVNFRHVRRSGDRP